In Eleutherodactylus coqui strain aEleCoq1 chromosome 4, aEleCoq1.hap1, whole genome shotgun sequence, the following are encoded in one genomic region:
- the TBL2 gene encoding transducin beta-like protein 2 codes for MEVVALVAVTVLLGGIVVLLTLWGKRAKEGSELKPGAEKANGQAGPQKQSTKKQKAQRPRREKAQAHNFSHPLQAAALKAHSGRISCLDFSSNGKYLASCSDDRTVRIWNTKDFLQREHHCMRANVEFDHATHVRFGPTGRAFIVFLANGETIRGFKMNKKDDAFVISAGHEDFPKHHKTTVINIGIAETGKFIMTASCDTTILIWNMKGGILANINTNQVANAYAGVSPCGRFVASCGFTPDVKIWEVCFGKSGEFREVSRAFELKGHSAGVCGFAFSNDSSRMATVSKDGTWKLWKTDVEYKKQQDPYLLYTGKWSGHEPCRIAMSPDGRVVAISSVCDITVYNAQTGEVEEEFKSVHGDTISDLAFDSNNRFLVSTGDRVIRVFHNTAGYKASIANMKDMFKKATNKGTKERLQQQIKDAQRALDAVYKQKKK; via the exons CCGAGAAAGCAAATGGCCAAGCTGGTCCGCAGAAGCAGAGTACGAAGAAGCAGAAGGCGCAGAGGCCACGCAGAGAAAAAGCTCAAGCTCACAACTTCTCCCACCCGCTGCAGGCAGCCGCTCTTAAG GCCCACAGTGGGAGGATAAGCTGCTTGGATTTTAGTAGTAACGGTAAATATTTAGCTTCCTGTTCGGATGATAGGACGGTCAGGATATGGAATACTAAGGACTTCCTTCAACGAGAGCACCACTGTATGAGAGCCAATGTGGAGTTTGACCATGCTACACATGTCCGCTTCGGTCCTACAGGCAG AGCCTTTATTGTATTCTTGGCCAATGGAGAGACAATTCGAGGGTTTAAAATGAACAAGAAAGATGATGCATTCGTCATCTCCGCTGGTCATGAAGACTTCCCAAAGCACCATAAAACCACCGTCATTAATATTGGAATAGCAGAAACAG GGAAGTTTATCATGACTGCATCATGTGATACCACCATTTTGATTTGGAATATGAAGGGTGGAATACTCGCAAATATCAATACCAATCAGGTTGCAAACGCCTATGCTGGTGTGTCGCCCTGTGGAAG GTTTGTAGCAAGCTGTGGTTTCACGCCGGATGTGAAGATTTGGGAGGTTTGCTTTGGCAAATCAGGAGAGTTCCGTGAAGTTTCCCGGGCGTTTGAGTTGAAAGGCCACTCGGCTGGGGTCTGTGGATTTGCCTTTTCCAATGATTCCAGCAG GATGGCAACCGTTTCTAAAGATGGGACATGGAAGCTCTGGAAAACAGATGTGGAGTATAAAAAGCAACAAGACCCTTACCTGCTATATACAGGGAAATGGTCCGGCCATGAGCCTTGTCGTATCGCAATGTCTCCTGATGGTCGTGTGGTTGCAATATCCAGTGTCTGTGATATCACCGTGTACAATGCTCAGACAGGGGAGGTGGAGGAAGAATTTAAGTCTGTGCACGGAGACACTATCTCAGACCTTGCGTTTGACAGTAACAACAGATTTTTGGTCTCTACTGGAGATCGTGTGATACGTGTCTTTCATAATACTGCTGGATATAAAGCGTCTATTGCTAACATGAAGGACATGTTTAAAAAAGCCACTAACAAGGGCACAAAGGAAAGGCTACAGCAACAAATAAAGGATGCGCAGCGCGCCCTAGATGCCGTGTACAAACAAAAGAAGAAATGA